From the genome of Eucalyptus grandis isolate ANBG69807.140 chromosome 2, ASM1654582v1, whole genome shotgun sequence, one region includes:
- the LOC120290544 gene encoding uncharacterized mitochondrial protein AtMg00810-like, whose product MDVHNAFLHGDLDEEIYMDIPQGLRRQGEDKVCRLRKSLYGLKQASDNDDILIMGNDEAAVESLKKYLHTAFHIKDLGAPKYFLGIEIARSHQGISLSQRKFVLEIVSEAGLSGCRPAVIPIEQNVRLTTADHAGGTFQDDPILQDPTGYQKLVGKLIYLTMTRPDISYAVQNLSQFMHKPKESHMNAALKVVKYLKGCPGLGIFLSRKCNMEMTAYCDADYATCPMSRRSITGFCIKLGDSLLSWKTKKQATVSLSSAEAEYRAMAKTTCEVVWIRGLLSDLGVLLKGPTRLY is encoded by the exons ATGGACGTCCACAAcgcttttcttcatggtgatctggatgaagaaatttacatggacatTCCTCAGggcttacggagacagggggaggaTAAAGTATGTCGTCTACGTAAGTCCCTCTATGGACTGAAACAAGCTTCCGACAATG atgacattcTTATCATGGGAAACGATGAAGCTGCAGTAGAAAGTCTTAAAAAGTACTTGCATACCGCTTTTCATATAAAGGATCTGggagcaccaaaatattttcttgggattgagatCGCAAGATCTCACCAAGGGATTTCTCTCAGTCAGAGGAAGTTTGTATTAGAAATTGTATCAGAGGCTGGGTTATCAGGGTGTAGACCAGCTGTCATTCCAATCGAACAGAACGTCAGGTTAACTACAGCAGATCATGCCGGGGGAACATTTCAGGATGATCCTATACTACAGGATCCGACGGGTTATCAGAAACTCGTTGGAAAACTTATATACTTGACTATGACCAGGCCCGACATATCATATGCGGTGCAAAATCTgagtcaattcatgcacaaaCCGAAagaatctcacatgaatgctgCTCTGAAGGTGGTCAAGTATTTGAAAGGATGTCCAGGACTCGGAATATTTTTATCCAGaaaatgcaacatggaaatgacagcatACTGTGATGCGGACTATGCAACATGtcctatgagtcgaagatccATAACCGGCTTCTGTATCAAGCTTGGAGATTCCCTTCTCtcatggaaaaccaagaaaCAAGCAACAGTTTCTCTATCAtcagctgaagcagaatatcgGGCTATGGCAAAAACCACATGTGAAGTCGTGTGGATACGAGGATTGCTCAGTGATCTTGGAGTACTATTGAAAGGTCCGACAAGGTTATACTGA
- the LOC104425244 gene encoding iridoid oxidase, which produces MEYCPTLLFWLGLLLPALLFFLLNRKRTKLPPQPPAWPVIGNILDLGTTPHQNLHNFRAKHGPVTWLKLGSVNTMVIQSAQAAAEFFKGHDFAFADRKCPHALTALNYDQGSLAVGRYGGYWRVLRRLCSVEFLVTKRVNETAHLRQKCVDNMIVYLEEEMAVKQVTTEQGIDLSHFLFLMAFNVVGNMVLSRDLLDPKSKDGPEFFDAMNRFMEWAGKPNVADFLPWLKWLDPQGIKASMAKDMGRAMKIAEGFVKERLEERKLRGVMRTTNDFLDAVLDYEGDGKEGPRKISSQNVIIIILEMFFAGSETTSSTIEWAMAELLRQPVSMKKAKDEINQIVGLNRKLEESDTEKMRFLQAVVKETLRLHPPLPLLIPRNAIKETNFMGFDLPKDTQVFVNVWGIGRDPDAWEDPLAFKPERFLGSKIDYKGQNFELIPFGSGRRMCVGLSLADRVLHLGLAKLLYHFDWELSDGLTSETLDMRERVGIALRKLHSLKVIPKKRSV; this is translated from the exons ATGGAGTACTGCCCTACTTTGCTCTTTTGGctcggcctcctcctcccggcacttctatttttccttctcaaCCGGAAGCGCACCAAGCTTCCCCCTCAGCCCCCCGCATGGCCCGTGATCGGCAATATCCTCGACCTCGGGACCACGCCGCACCAGAACCTCCACAACTTCCGAGCCAAGCATGGGCCTGTGACGTGGTTGAAGCTCGGTTCCGTGAACACCATGGTGATCCAATCAGCTCAGGCCGCCGCAGAGTTCTTCAAGGGCCATGACTTCGCGTTCGCAGACCGCAAGTGTCCCCATGCATTGACAGCTCTCAATTATGACCAAGGCTCGCTCGCTGTGGGTCGTTACGGTGGCTACTGGCGCGTTCTAAGGCGTCTCTGCTCTGTTGAGTTCCTCGTGACCAAGCGCGTCAACGAGACGGCCCATCTCAGGCAGAAGTGTGTCGACAACATGATCGTGTATTTAGAGGAAGAAATGGCGGTTAAACAAGTAACAACAG AGCAAGGAATCGACTTATCCCACTTCCTCTTTCTCATGGCATTTAATGTGGTGGGTAATATGGTGCTCTCGCGGGATCTGTTGGACCCAAAATCAAAGGACGGGCCCGAGTTCTTCGATGCTATGAACCGGTTCATGGAATGGGCTGGCAAGCCCAACGTAGCCGACTTCCTGCCGTGGTTGAAATGGTTGGACCCGCAGGGGATCAAGGCAAGCATGGCGAAGGACATGGGTCGAGCCATGAAGATTGCTGAAGGTTTTGTAAAAGAGAGGTTGGAGGAGCGAAAGCTAAGGGGAGTGATGAGAACGACAAATGACTTCTTGGATGCGGTATTGGATTATGAGGGCGATGGAAAGGAAGGTCCTCGCAAAATCTCTTCCCAGAACGTCATCATAATAATTCTG GAAATGTTTTTCGCTGGATCAGAGACTACAAGCAGCACCATCGAGTGGGCGATGGCGGAGCTACTCCGCCAACCCGTGTCAATGAAAAAGGCCAAAGATGAGATTAACCAGATTGTGGGGTTGAACAGAAAACTCGAAGAAAGTGACACGGAAAAAATGCGGTTTTTGCAAGCTGTGGTGAAGGAAACCCTGAGATTGCATCCACCATTACCTTTGCTTATCCCACGAAATGCTATAAAAGAAACCAATTTCATGGGATTTGATTTACCCAAAGATACCCAGGTTTTCGTGAATGTATGGGGCATTGGAAGAGACCCAGATGCTTGGGAGGACCCGCTAGCATTCAAACCAGAGAGGTTTCTAGGATCTAAAATTGACTACAAAGGTCAAAACTTTGAGCTAATTCCATTCGGATCAGGCAGAAGAATGTGCGTCGGACTTTCGCTGGCGGATAGGGTGCTTCATCTCGGTCTTGCGAAGTTGCTCTACCATTTCGATTGGGAACTCAGTGATGGTTTGACTTCAGAGACCCTCGACATGAGAGAGCGGGTGGGAATAGCACTAAGGAAGCTTCATTCTTTAAAGGTGATACCTAAAAAACGTAGTGTGTGA